In Sphingomonas profundi, the sequence AGTCGCGGCGTCTTAGACCTGCGTCTCGGTTCCGATCTTGGTGCGCTTGGCGATGCTTGTCGAGCGCCGAGCCGGTACACCAGCTTTTTAGCAGCGCCTTCGAGCCGATGGCGAAGCGATGCGGGATCAGCTCGATCGTGAGATCGAGGTCGGACACGCCGGCGAGTACCGCCGCCGCGTCGTCGATCAGCCCGCCATAAGCGTGATGACCCGTTCCCGGTTCTCAGGCCGCTAGTGATTCAGCTTCGGTGTCGTCATGCCTTTGGTGAGGACGATAGGTAGACTCGACGGGTGCCATGCCGCGAGGCTGCTGTGCGGACGGTGGTGTAGTCGTTCGCCATGCTTCGACGATCGGCCTCGCCGCAGCCAGCGAGGGGAACAGGTGCTCCTTCAGCACTCATCGCGCGAGCGACCATCGAACGATTCGACGAAGCCGTTCTGCTGCGGCTTGGCCACGGGATGTAATCCCACTCGTCGAGCCACCGACGCTGGCTGGGCTCCTGCGTGATCGCCATCGGTGCCCTTGTGCCGAACGCTCGTTCTCGGCCGCAACGCTTGCGCACCGTCGGCCGCTCCTCACGGTACAGCCGGTAGACCTTCTTCAAGTTCATGCCCCTGCCTTCACGCCCGAGCAGGATCGCCAGCCGGCATCGCCAGCTTTCTGTTCGACTTTCTGCCTTGCGAAACGCGCGCGGTGACCCCGCACGGCATCGAACTGTTCCACACGCACTATTGGGACGACGCGCTGTCCTGCTGGTACACGCGCCCCGGGCAGGCGATGCCGATCCGTTGGGATCCGCGTGACCTTTCCCGCATCTGGCTCGAACTGCCACACGGCGAGCACCTTGAAGTACCCTACCGCGATCTCCGGCGCCGGCCATTACTCGCTGGGAGCAGAAGGAAGCGGTTCATGGCTTGCGCGAGCGCGGTCAACAAGAGGCTGATTTTTCAGGCGGTGGAAACGCGGCGGCTGATCGTGGCGGAAGCCGCTCGCAAGACGAAGGCAGCACGTCTCGCGCTCCAGAGGACCAGGGTGGCTCGGGCCGACGCACGGCGCGCTAGGAGGAGCGACAAGTCCACCGTTCAGGAGGATAAACCTCCCAGTTTGCCGAATGCCACGTTCCTCTTGCCGAGCACGGAGTACGGGATGATCTGTTCGGCGAAGAAGCCGTTCGCCTGCGCGGCTGCGGCGCACTGCTGGCTGCGGAGCGCGAAGGCGTCTTGGTCGGCGCGCGAGACGCCCAGCCGCGCTCCGCGCGGCGATCCGATCGGTCTGGCGCGACGGCGGCCCGGCATCGCCTCATTGACTTGACCGGAGCTGAGGTGTCGTCGGACCGCGAGCTACGACGAGGAACTGAGCTCGACGCTTGTTCGCGAAAACTCGATCATGCGGACGACCTCCTCCCGCGCGGCCTCCGCGGATTCGCCGACGAGCCGATCGATCTCGGCCAGTTCTTCCGGCACGTACCAGTGCAATCTATCGGAGCCGTAGGCAGCTAGAACCGCCTTCGCGACCTCGATCGGCTCCAGCAATCTGAAGGCGCCCTCGGCGGGAGCCGACTGGACGGTATCTCCGATGATCGGTGTGTTGATGAGTCCTGGGAGGACATCCGCCGCGCGAACTCCGAACTCGCGAAATTCAATGGAAAGTGCCTCGGTCAGACCCTTCACGGCGTGCTTGGTCGCCGAGTAGACGGCGATACCCGGCATGCCGTAGGTCGCCGAGGACGACGACGTGGTGAAGCAGAGCGAATTGGGCGTCGCCCGCAGGAGCGGCAGGGCCAGATGAATCCCGTTGAGAACCCCCACGAGGTTCACCTGCACCATCTGGACGGCTGCTTCGAGGGGTTGCGCCGCGAAAGGATCCCTCCGCCCAATTCCGGCATTGTTGAAGAGGAGATCGAGCCTGCCGTCCGTAGCGGCGGCGAACGTGTCGAGGGACTTCGCATACTGCCCGGGATCGGTAACATCCAACACCCCGACGATGCAGTTGTCTTCCCCAAGCGCGCGCTTGAGGCCGTCCAGGCTGGCGCCGTTCACGTCGAAGCCTCCGACGAACCATCCCTCCTGACCGAACAGGACGGCGGTCGCGCGGCCGATACCTGAGGCCGCGCCGGTGATGAATATGGACCTCCGACCGTCCGTCAGTGTCATTGAATCCCTCCTCGCTGGGTTGCGAGCGGACGCATCCGCTCGGTATCCGAATGCGTTCGTCAGGCCCGGTAGGAACCCTCGACGATGGCGCGACCAATGTTATTGCGATGGATCTCGGTGGTGCCGTAGCCGATCGCCATCCCGCGAACGTCTCGGAAGTGTCGTTCGAAGGGATACTCCGCCGACAGGCCGTAGCCGCCTGCGAGCTGCATCGCCGCGTCGGTGATGCGTATCGCGGCCTCGTTGGCGAACGTCTTTGTTATCGAGGCGTCGATCGGATCGATCTGCCCTGCGTCGAGTGCCCTCGCGGCGCGATAGACCAGCGCGCGGGCGCCTTCGAGTTCGATTGCCATATCGGCCAGCTTCCAGCGTAGTCCTTGGAAGTCGCCGATGGCCTGGCCGAACTGTCGGCGGCTCGCGACGTACTCGGCAGCGCCGTTAAGTGCCGACGCGGCCACGCCCAGGCAGACGGTCGGGTTGCCGGAGATCCGATCGGCGTTGAAGACGTTAAGCAGATCGCGCATCCCGCCAGCACCGAAGAGCACGTGGTCGGCCGGAATGTAGCAGTCGTCGAAGAACAGCGGCGCCATACCCGTGCCACGCAGACCGATCAGGTCGAGGTGCTCGCCGATCTCGAAGCCCGGCGTCCCACGCTCGACCAGGACGCCGCCTACCCCGCCGAGCCCCTTCGCGTCGCTCATCCGGACCAGTACGAGGAACAGGTCGGCCACCTGCGCGCACGAGCACCACATCTTTGAGCCGCTGATCCGGTAGCCGTCGCCGTCGCGGACGGCTTTTGCCTTCATGCCAGCGAGGTCGGAGCCCGCGTCAGCCTCGGACATCGACCATGCGGCGTAGAGGTTTCCGGCGACGAAGCGCGGCAGGTAGCGTCGCTTCTGCTCCTCGCTGCCGAGGTGGAGGATGGCCCGGGGTGTGGCGCCGTCCGTCATGCTCATCAGGATTGCTGTGTTGGCGCAGGATCGCGCCACCTGCTCGATGATCAGGGTGTTCTCGAGGACGCCCAGCCCGAGACCGCCGTAGGCCTCTGGCACGAACGTACCTGTGAAGCCCTGATCCGAGAGCGTCTTCATGTTCT encodes:
- a CDS encoding SDR family oxidoreductase, encoding MTLTDGRRSIFITGAASGIGRATAVLFGQEGWFVGGFDVNGASLDGLKRALGEDNCIVGVLDVTDPGQYAKSLDTFAAATDGRLDLLFNNAGIGRRDPFAAQPLEAAVQMVQVNLVGVLNGIHLALPLLRATPNSLCFTTSSSSATYGMPGIAVYSATKHAVKGLTEALSIEFREFGVRAADVLPGLINTPIIGDTVQSAPAEGAFRLLEPIEVAKAVLAAYGSDRLHWYVPEELAEIDRLVGESAEAAREEVVRMIEFSRTSVELSSSS
- a CDS encoding acyl-CoA dehydrogenase family protein, which gives rise to MSASDMLSDDQMMLRDAVQQLASGFLAGASRADRELKPPVENMKTLSDQGFTGTFVPEAYGGLGLGVLENTLIIEQVARSCANTAILMSMTDGATPRAILHLGSEEQKRRYLPRFVAGNLYAAWSMSEADAGSDLAGMKAKAVRDGDGYRISGSKMWCSCAQVADLFLVLVRMSDAKGLGGVGGVLVERGTPGFEIGEHLDLIGLRGTGMAPLFFDDCYIPADHVLFGAGGMRDLLNVFNADRISGNPTVCLGVAASALNGAAEYVASRRQFGQAIGDFQGLRWKLADMAIELEGARALVYRAARALDAGQIDPIDASITKTFANEAAIRITDAAMQLAGGYGLSAEYPFERHFRDVRGMAIGYGTTEIHRNNIGRAIVEGSYRA